The genome window GCGGGGGAAATGTTCGCCGTTACCAACTTTGATTTAAAGAATGTGCCGCGCACTGATTCGCAAGAGGTTGATTATGCTAAAGACTTTTTTGGCAAGCGCGCCTATTTAACAGTTAGCGGCCAGTTGGAAGCGGAAGTTATGGCGATGGCTTTCGGAAATGTTTACACTTTTGGCCCGACTTTCAGAGCCGAAAATTCTAATACTTCGCGACATTTAGCTGAGTTTTGGATGATTGAACCGGAAATGGCTTTCTGCGATTTGCAGGGAGATATGGATTTGGCTGAGGCGTTTTTAAAGTATATTTTTAAATACGTTTTGGAGCATTGCCCGGAAGATATGGAGTTTTTCAACGAGCGCATTGATAAGACGGTTTTGGCGACTGCTGAAAATATCATTAACAATCAGTTCGAGCGGATTACTTATACCGAGGCGATCGCACTTTTGGAAAAAGCCGACAAAAAGTTTGATTTTCCAGTAAGTTGGGGCTTGGATTTGCAGTCGGAGCACGAGCGTTACTTGGCTGAGGATTTGTTTAAAAAGCCGACAATTGTCAGCGATTATCCCGTCGGGATTAAAGCATTTTATATGCGTTTAAACGAGGACGAGAAAACGGTGCGAGCAATGGATGTTTTGGCTCCTAATATTGGGGAAATTATCGGCGGTTCGCAGCGGGAAGAAAGGCTGGATGTGTTGGAGCGGCGCATGGAAGCGCAGGGTATGAATAAGGAGGAATTGTGGTGGTATTTGGATTTGCGCCGCTACGGTACTGTGCCTCACGCTGGGTTTGGTTTGGGATTTGAGCGGTTAGTGCAGTTTATGACGGGAATGGGGAATATTCGGGATGTGATTCCGTTTCCGAGAGCGCCTTTGAGCATAGATTTTTAGTTGAATATTGTTCGTAGTGAGGACTAAAATCCGAGCGAGTTTTAGGAGGACTTTAATCCTCACTACAAACACCTTCTTTTCCAATCTAAAATCTAAAATCTAAAATCTAAAATGGTATGAGCTAATGGTTCTTCAAATCCCGTCGAGTTCCAAAGCACCAACTGTCACCTGGGAAGCCTTACCCGCCGACTTTGTATTACCGGACGATCCCGTGGAAAATATTCAACAACCACCCCTTGCGGCCGCTCTCACCGATGCTCTGGGAGCCGCGGGACGCATTGGGCCGATCGCCCTAATCGGTTCCAATTTTGGACTGGTAGCGACAGTAAATAAGCAGACTGTAGTCAAAGCACCGGATTGGTTTTACGTGCCGCAAGTGCATCGAGTCGCAGAGGGCACGATTCGCCGCAGTTACACGCCGAATCTGGAGGGTGCGCCGGTATCGGTGGTGATGGAGTTTTTGTCTAATGAAGATTACGGCGAACTGTCGGTGCGATCGACTCCTCCCTACGGCAAGCTCTACT of Oscillatoria nigro-viridis PCC 7112 contains these proteins:
- the asnS gene encoding asparagine--tRNA ligase, producing the protein MTTQRIAAILRAGEPDETVTVQGWVRTKRELKEFAFVEVNDGSAMANLQVVINSDLPDFENVLKQLNTGASLEVSGVLVASPAKGQRIELKASQVQVYGDADPQTYPLQKKRHSFEFLRTIAHLRPRTNTHGAVFRVRNACSAAVHQFFQERGFLWVHTPIIAASDCEGAGEMFAVTNFDLKNVPRTDSQEVDYAKDFFGKRAYLTVSGQLEAEVMAMAFGNVYTFGPTFRAENSNTSRHLAEFWMIEPEMAFCDLQGDMDLAEAFLKYIFKYVLEHCPEDMEFFNERIDKTVLATAENIINNQFERITYTEAIALLEKADKKFDFPVSWGLDLQSEHERYLAEDLFKKPTIVSDYPVGIKAFYMRLNEDEKTVRAMDVLAPNIGEIIGGSQREERLDVLERRMEAQGMNKEELWWYLDLRRYGTVPHAGFGLGFERLVQFMTGMGNIRDVIPFPRAPLSIDF
- a CDS encoding Uma2 family endonuclease, whose product is MVLQIPSSSKAPTVTWEALPADFVLPDDPVENIQQPPLAAALTDALGAAGRIGPIALIGSNFGLVATVNKQTVVKAPDWFYVPQVHRVAEGTIRRSYTPNLEGAPVSVVMEFLSNEDYGELSVRSTPPYGKLYFYEQILQVPTYVTYDPYEPKLEVRYLQNGAYETQAADAEGRVRIPELDLWLGIWPGERLGQTMNWLRWWDSQGNLLLWSSEQAQQERQRAEQERQRAEVLAAKLRELGVDPDRLA